The following nucleotide sequence is from Stanieria sp. NIES-3757.
CTATAGTTGGTACAGTAATCCTAAGTTAAGAGCGGCCTTGGAAATATAAGCTATGAAAGGCAAACAGGTATTGCTAACGGGCGGTACAGGTGGACTGGGCTTAGGCGTGATGAGAGTTTTACTAGCTCAGGATGCTAAAGTTACCACTCCGTACCGCAGTGAAAGGTCTTTAGAGCCTCTTCAAGAAGCATTTACAACAGTCGAGCTTGAGAGCATTCGGCTGGTGGAAACAAACCTCTCTGATGAACAGTCGCTCGAACGATTAGTCAATGGCATGGAACGCGTGGACGCTCTGATTCATACCGTAGGCGGCTACTCAATGGGAAAAACTCATGAATATAGTTTTGAAGCTTGGAAAAAAGACATTGACTTAAATCTTAATACTGCATTCTTAGTTTGCAAGCATAGTCTGAGACGGATGTTAGAGCAAGGTTACGGGCGTATTGTCACGGTAGGGTCGCGGGCAGCATTCGAGCCCGGCGGGCAGTTGGCAGCTTATTCTGCTTCTAAGGCGGGAGTTGTGGCACTGACAAAGGCGATCGCAGATGAAACAAAAGGAACAAACATCACAGCGAATGTTGTTCTCCCCAGCGTCATTGATACTCCTAAAAATCGACAGGACATGGGTGAGGAAAATGCTCATTTGTGGGTAACTCCTGAATCTTTAGGGCAGGTAATTTGTTTCTTGGCATCAGAGGCCGCGAAAGATGTGCGAGGTGCTGCTGTGCCAGTCTATGGCAGTGCCTAAATTCAAATTGGCGATTAACAGACTGATACCCATTGGTGACAAGTTAAGCTTGAATGGCTGATGTCAAGAGGGAAAAGTAGAG
It contains:
- a CDS encoding short-chain dehydrogenase, with protein sequence MKGKQVLLTGGTGGLGLGVMRVLLAQDAKVTTPYRSERSLEPLQEAFTTVELESIRLVETNLSDEQSLERLVNGMERVDALIHTVGGYSMGKTHEYSFEAWKKDIDLNLNTAFLVCKHSLRRMLEQGYGRIVTVGSRAAFEPGGQLAAYSASKAGVVALTKAIADETKGTNITANVVLPSVIDTPKNRQDMGEENAHLWVTPESLGQVICFLASEAAKDVRGAAVPVYGSA